The following are encoded together in the Eptesicus fuscus isolate TK198812 chromosome 16, DD_ASM_mEF_20220401, whole genome shotgun sequence genome:
- the KCNF1 gene encoding potassium voltage-gated channel subfamily F member 1, with translation MDGAGERSLPEPDSPGSRAGEDVEIVVNVGGVRQVLYGDLLCRYPETRLAELLTCLAGGYDSIFSLCDDYDPGKREFYFDRDPDAFKCVVEVYYFGEVHMKKGICPICFKGEMDFWKVDLKFLDQCCRSHLREKREELEEIARRVQLILDDLGLDAAAGRWRRCQQRVWKFLEKPESSRPARAVAVLSFLLILLSSVVMCMGTIPELQVPDAEGGRVEHPALESVETACIGWFTLEYLLRLLASPNKLHFALSFMNVVDVLAILPFYVSLTLTHLGARMMELTKVQQAVQALRIMRVARIFKLARHSTGLQTLTYALKRSFKELGLLLMYLAVGIFVFSALGYTMEQGHPETLFKSIPQSFWWAIITMTTVGYGDIYPKTTLGKLNAAISFLCGVIAIALPIHPIINNFVRYYNKQRVLETAAKHELELMELNSGGAAGGGEGQAVGSRGDLDILPPEPAAAAAAGKEGARGSRLRVSHSDTVIPLLTQEKHHRTRLQSCK, from the coding sequence ATGGACGGAGCCGGGGAGCGCAGCCTCCCGGAGCCGGACAGCCCGGGCTCCCgggctggcgaggatgtggagatcGTGGTCAACGTCGGGGGCGTGCGGCAGGTGCTGTACGGAGACCTGCTGTGCCGGTACCCCGAGACCCGGCTGGCGGAGCTGCTGACCTGCCTGGCCGGCGGCTACGACAGCATCTTCTCGCTGTGCGACGACTACGACCCCGGGAAGCGCGAGTTCTACTTCGACCGCGACCCGGACGCCTTCAAGTGCGTCGTCGAGGTGTACTACTTCGGGGAGGTGCACATGAAGAAGGGCATCTGCCCCATCTGCTTCAAGGGCGAGATGGACTTCTGGAAGGTGGACCTCAAGTTCCTGGACCAGTGCTGCCGCAGCCACCTGCGCGAGAAGCGCGAGGAGCTGGAGGAGATCGCGCGCCGCGTGCAGCTCATCCTGGACGACCTGGGCCTGGACGCGGCCGCGGGCCGCTGGCGCCGCTGCCAGCAGCGCGTCTGGAAGTTCCTGGAGAAGCCCGAGTCCTCGCGGCCGGCGCGCGCCGTGGCCGTGCTGTCCTTCCTGCTCATCCTCCTGTCGTCCGTGGTCATGTGCATGGGCACCATCCCCGAGCTGCAGGTGCCGGACGCCGAGGGCGGCCGCGTGGAGCACCCGGCGCTGGAGAGCGTGGAGACGGCGTGCATCGGCTGGTTCACGCTGGAGTACCTGCTGCGCCTCTTGGCCTCGCCCAACAAGCTGCACTTCGCCCTGTCCTTCATGAACGTCGTGGACGTGCTGGCCATCCTGCCCTTCTACGTGAGCCTGACGCTCACGCACCTGGGCGCGCGCATGATGGAGCTGACCAAGGTGCAGCAGGCGGTGCAGGCGCTGCGCATCATGCGCGTGGCCCGCATCTTCAAGCTGGCGCGCCACTCCACCGGCCTGCAGACGCTCACCTACGCGCTCAAGCGCAGCTTCAAGGAGCTCGGGCTGCTGCTCATGTACCTGGCCGTGGGCATCTTCGTCTTCTCCGCCCTCGGCTACACCATGGAGCAGGGCCACCCCGAGACGCTGTTCAAGAGCATCCCGCAGTCCTTCTGGTGGGCCATCATCACCATGACCACCGTGGGCTACGGCGACATCTACCCCAAGACCACGCTGGGCAAGCTGAACGCGGCCATCAGCTTCCTGTGCGGGGTCATCGCCATCGCCCTCCCCATCCACCCCATCATCAACAACTTCGTCCGCTACTACAACAAGCAGCGCGTCCTGGAGACGGCCGCCAAGCACGAGCTGGAGCTCATGGAGCTCAACTCCGGCGGCGCCGCCGGCGGGGGCGAGGGCCAGGCCGTGGGCTCCCGCGgcgacctggacatcctcccacccgagcccgccgccgccgccgccgccggcaaGGAGGGggcccggggcagccggctgAGGGTCTCCCACAGCGACACCGTCATCCCCCTCCTGACCCAGGAGAAGCACCACAGGACCCGGCTCCAGAGCTGCAAGTGA